In Devosia sp. 1566, a single genomic region encodes these proteins:
- a CDS encoding amino acid ABC transporter permease, with the protein MFRPFGPNEILYIVSAVQWTLLLSAIAFAGGALGGIAVALGRVSKKPWLRYLALAFIRVFQGTPLLMQLFLVYFGLSIMGVGINPWIAAAVALTLHASAYLGEIWRGCIEAVPSGQGEASYVLGLNYWDSMRYVILPQAAKISVAPTVGFLVQLIKGTSLASIIGFVELTRAGQIINNATFQPLLVFSLVGALYFILCWPLSMWARHLEGRFAVATTR; encoded by the coding sequence ATGTTTCGCCCCTTTGGCCCCAATGAAATCCTTTATATCGTCAGCGCAGTGCAGTGGACGCTGCTGCTGTCCGCCATTGCCTTTGCCGGCGGCGCCCTTGGGGGCATAGCCGTTGCACTGGGGCGCGTCTCCAAAAAGCCATGGCTGCGCTATCTGGCACTGGCCTTTATCCGGGTGTTCCAGGGCACACCGCTGCTCATGCAGCTGTTCCTCGTTTATTTCGGCCTGTCGATCATGGGCGTGGGCATCAATCCATGGATCGCGGCCGCGGTGGCGCTGACGCTGCATGCCAGCGCGTATCTGGGCGAGATCTGGCGCGGCTGCATCGAGGCGGTGCCCTCGGGTCAGGGCGAGGCCAGCTATGTGCTGGGCCTCAACTACTGGGACAGCATGCGCTATGTTATCCTGCCCCAGGCCGCCAAGATTTCGGTCGCGCCAACGGTTGGCTTCCTCGTGCAGTTGATCAAGGGGACCTCACTGGCCTCGATCATCGGCTTTGTGGAACTGACCCGCGCTGGCCAGATCATCAACAATGCCACCTTCCAGCCTTTGCTCGTGTTCTCGCTGGTAGGGGCGCTGTATTTCATCCTGTGCTGGCCGCTGTCGATGTGGGCCCGGCATCTGGAGGGTCGGTTTGCCGTGGCCACCACGCGCTGA
- a CDS encoding amino acid ABC transporter permease, translated as MGYQFNFAPVFNNFDQLIYGALITIQLSLGAILIGTLIAIPCALAKTTGPKPLRWLVNLYIEVIRNTPFLIQIFFIYFSLPALGIRFDPNTAALVALSVNVGAYATEIVRAGIESINRGQVEAGKALGLKGHQIFRYIILKPALRTIYPALTSQFIYLMLTSSVVSAISATDLAAAGNNIQSSTFAAFEVYLVITIMYFILSLGFSGLFSAIGRAAFRYPLAR; from the coding sequence GTGGGTTACCAGTTCAATTTTGCGCCGGTGTTCAACAATTTCGATCAGTTGATCTACGGCGCCTTGATCACCATCCAGCTCAGCCTGGGCGCCATCCTGATTGGCACGCTGATCGCGATCCCCTGCGCGCTGGCAAAAACGACCGGGCCCAAGCCCCTGCGCTGGCTGGTGAACCTTTATATCGAGGTGATCCGCAACACCCCGTTCCTGATCCAGATCTTCTTTATCTATTTCTCGCTTCCGGCACTCGGCATCCGGTTTGATCCGAACACCGCTGCACTCGTCGCGCTGTCGGTCAATGTGGGCGCCTACGCCACCGAGATCGTGCGCGCCGGGATCGAGTCGATCAACCGCGGGCAGGTCGAGGCGGGTAAGGCGCTTGGCCTCAAAGGGCATCAGATCTTTCGCTACATCATCCTCAAGCCGGCGCTGCGCACCATCTATCCGGCGCTCACCAGCCAGTTCATCTATCTAATGCTGACCTCGTCGGTGGTGTCGGCCATTTCCGCGACCGACCTGGCGGCGGCCGGCAACAACATCCAGTCCTCGACCTTTGCAGCCTTCGAGGTCTATCTGGTGATCACCATCATGTATTTCATTCTGTCGCTGGGCTTTTCCGGCCTGTTTTCCGCGATCGGACGCGCCGCGTTCCGCTATCCGCTGGCGCGATAG
- a CDS encoding LacI family DNA-binding transcriptional regulator, with amino-acid sequence MSPRVRPTLVDVAQKAGVSRATASLVVRKSPLVSEDTRALVEAAMAEIGYVYNVGAAGMRAARSRTIGVIIPNLSNTFFGELLAGIDEVIDGAGLATFIAHSGESPAKQDVFVNRMREHGVDGLIVCPAAGTEPGFIARLRDWGMPVGEVLRTSAAGEVDYTGMDQAGGMESAVSLLAELGHSLIGFVAGNLNHSARDERLGAFRSAMRRHKALQPIETVIESTHAAAIALAQSMAAQTSAPTAWICHNDVIALGMHKGFSDSGLVPGRDVSLIGYDNVAEADLVRPGLASVATEPFAIGLHAAQQLLHRIDNPDAPPERRTVPSHLVERGSIGPVGALA; translated from the coding sequence ATGTCGCCGCGTGTGCGGCCAACATTGGTGGACGTTGCCCAGAAGGCCGGCGTGTCCCGAGCGACGGCCTCGCTGGTCGTGCGCAAGAGCCCGTTGGTGAGTGAGGATACCCGGGCGCTCGTCGAAGCGGCCATGGCCGAGATCGGCTATGTCTATAATGTCGGCGCTGCTGGGATGCGGGCCGCGCGGAGCCGCACGATCGGGGTGATTATCCCCAATCTTTCAAACACCTTCTTCGGCGAGCTTCTCGCCGGGATCGATGAGGTCATCGATGGGGCCGGATTGGCCACCTTTATCGCCCATTCCGGGGAGTCGCCGGCTAAGCAGGACGTCTTCGTCAACCGGATGCGCGAGCATGGGGTGGACGGGCTGATCGTTTGCCCGGCAGCGGGCACCGAGCCCGGCTTCATCGCCCGCCTCAGGGATTGGGGCATGCCTGTGGGCGAGGTGCTGCGGACATCGGCTGCCGGCGAGGTCGATTATACCGGGATGGACCAGGCCGGGGGAATGGAGAGCGCCGTCAGCCTTCTTGCAGAGCTGGGACATAGCCTTATCGGCTTTGTCGCCGGCAATCTCAACCATTCGGCCCGGGACGAAAGGCTCGGGGCGTTCCGCTCCGCCATGCGCCGGCACAAGGCGCTTCAGCCCATCGAAACCGTCATCGAATCCACGCATGCCGCAGCCATTGCACTGGCCCAGAGCATGGCAGCACAAACTTCCGCGCCAACTGCCTGGATTTGTCACAACGACGTGATCGCCTTGGGTATGCACAAGGGCTTCAGCGACAGCGGGCTGGTGCCAGGGCGTGACGTGTCCTTGATCGGCTATGACAATGTCGCGGAAGCCGATCTGGTGCGACCCGGACTGGCCTCGGTCGCCACCGAGCCCTTCGCCATCGGCCTGCACGCCGCCCAACAACTGCTGCACCGGATCGACAATCCCGATGCCCCCCCGGAGCGGCGCACCGTGCCCAGCCACCTGGTTGAGCGCGGCTCGATTGGACCTGTTGGAGCGCTCGCCTAA
- a CDS encoding NADH:flavin oxidoreductase/NADH oxidase codes for MSLLFTPTALRRLKLRNRTVIAPMCQYSARDGFANDWHLVHLGRFAMGGFGLVITEATGVTPEGRISYADLGIWKDEHIPGLTRIVDFLHAQGAAAGIQLAHAGRKASTPIPWRKGFDETEEEKPGVGFQSWTPVGPTDEIHAEGKNFTKPTALDAAGIRNVIEAFVAGALRANEAGFDLVEIHAAHGYLLNQFLSPLANKRTDNYGGSRENRMRLVLEVTQAVRAVWPADKPVIVRLSVSDNDPAGWQVEDSIVLARELKALGVDAIDCSSGGFDSGAIRSTPGYQVPFSAAVRKGADIPTMAVGLLGGDPAADEAVLANGDADFVALARAALDDPNWAVHARHALGEPGYELWPNQAARVRERDRWLKQREFAEQDS; via the coding sequence ATGTCCTTGCTGTTTACCCCCACTGCCTTGCGCCGCCTCAAGCTGCGCAATCGCACCGTGATTGCCCCAATGTGCCAGTATTCGGCTCGCGATGGCTTTGCCAATGACTGGCACCTGGTGCATCTCGGCCGCTTTGCCATGGGTGGGTTCGGGCTGGTCATCACCGAGGCAACGGGCGTTACCCCCGAGGGCCGCATTTCCTATGCCGATCTCGGCATCTGGAAGGACGAGCACATTCCCGGGCTAACCCGCATCGTCGATTTCCTTCACGCCCAGGGTGCCGCTGCCGGCATCCAGCTGGCCCATGCCGGGCGCAAGGCCTCGACGCCCATTCCCTGGCGCAAGGGCTTTGACGAAACCGAGGAGGAAAAGCCTGGCGTCGGCTTCCAAAGCTGGACGCCCGTCGGTCCTACCGACGAGATTCATGCCGAGGGCAAGAACTTCACCAAGCCGACGGCCCTTGATGCCGCTGGCATTCGCAATGTCATCGAAGCCTTCGTCGCCGGCGCGCTGCGCGCCAATGAGGCAGGCTTTGACCTCGTCGAGATCCACGCCGCCCACGGTTATCTGCTCAACCAGTTCCTGTCGCCACTCGCCAACAAGCGCACCGACAACTATGGCGGCAGCCGCGAAAATCGCATGCGCCTGGTGCTGGAAGTCACGCAAGCCGTACGCGCCGTGTGGCCGGCCGACAAACCTGTCATCGTGCGCCTGTCGGTCAGCGACAATGATCCCGCCGGCTGGCAGGTGGAAGACAGCATCGTGCTCGCCCGCGAACTCAAGGCGCTGGGCGTCGACGCGATAGACTGCAGCAGCGGCGGCTTTGATTCAGGCGCCATCCGTTCCACCCCTGGCTATCAGGTGCCCTTCAGCGCCGCCGTGCGCAAAGGGGCTGATATCCCCACCATGGCGGTTGGCCTGCTCGGGGGTGATCCGGCGGCCGACGAAGCCGTGCTGGCCAATGGCGATGCCGATTTCGTTGCGCTGGCCCGGGCGGCATTGGATGACCCCAATTGGGCTGTCCATGCCCGCCACGCGCTGGGAGAACCGGGCTACGAGTTGTGGCCCAACCAGGCGGCCCGGGTGCGCGAACGCGACCGCTGGCTCAAGCAGCGCGAGTTTGCCGAACAGGATTCGTAA
- a CDS encoding potassium transporter Kup — MLLLGALGVVYGDIGTSPIYAFRQAMSIRPGAASSSSEILGLLSLIVWALTLTVAVKYVFFVTRADNKGEGGTLSLMALARKTFTNPPMWITVLGVLGASLFFGDAIITPAISVLSAVEGIELVAPNMRRWVVPITLVIIVGIFMVQRFGTAKVSIVFGPVTGIWFLTLGISGLVHIVQYPAVLLAINPFLGVEFLATHFGIAFVVIGAVFLAVTGAEALYVDLGHFGRRPIVIAWFALVFPCLLLNYFGQGAFVLQMGVENVESPFFEMQPEWALGPFVALATMATIIASQAVISGTYSLAQQAIALNMLPRMVVQHTSATQSGQIYMPQINTMLMLGVLMLVIAFGSSEALSNAYGIAVSGVMIVTLALLLVVMWRNWKWNPAVVVLFGVVFVVIDGGFFAANVSKLFQGGWVPAAVALTVAVIMASWIGGRRRLAEKTRRDEVPLQFLVDNLSKKRPTLVPGTAVFLTSDIEGAPTALLHSLKHYKVLHEQNVILTVRTSASPRVPDDEKVTIDAYNELFSRVVVTFGYMESPNIPKALILGRKLGWKFDIMSTSFFLSRRSLKPGPRQGLVRYWQDRLFTRLARNASDATEYFHIPTGRVVEIGTQVVL; from the coding sequence ATGCTGCTGCTCGGCGCGCTTGGGGTGGTCTATGGCGATATTGGCACGAGCCCGATCTATGCCTTCCGGCAGGCGATGAGCATTCGTCCCGGTGCCGCTTCGAGCAGCAGCGAAATCCTGGGACTGCTGTCGCTGATTGTTTGGGCGCTGACGCTGACCGTCGCGGTCAAATATGTGTTCTTCGTTACGCGCGCGGACAACAAGGGCGAGGGCGGTACGCTTTCGCTGATGGCCTTGGCGCGCAAGACCTTCACCAATCCGCCGATGTGGATCACCGTACTCGGCGTGCTGGGAGCCTCGCTGTTTTTTGGCGACGCGATCATCACTCCCGCTATCTCGGTGTTGTCGGCGGTTGAGGGTATTGAACTCGTAGCCCCCAATATGCGCCGCTGGGTGGTGCCGATCACGCTGGTGATCATTGTCGGCATCTTCATGGTGCAGCGCTTTGGCACTGCCAAGGTCTCGATCGTGTTTGGTCCCGTAACCGGGATCTGGTTCCTGACCCTGGGCATTTCCGGGCTGGTGCATATTGTGCAGTACCCAGCGGTGCTGCTGGCGATCAATCCTTTCCTGGGCGTCGAGTTTCTGGCCACGCATTTCGGCATTGCCTTTGTGGTGATCGGCGCTGTGTTCCTGGCGGTGACCGGGGCCGAGGCGCTGTATGTGGATTTGGGGCATTTCGGGCGTCGGCCCATTGTGATTGCCTGGTTCGCCCTGGTGTTTCCGTGCCTCTTGCTCAACTATTTCGGGCAGGGCGCCTTTGTGTTGCAGATGGGCGTCGAGAATGTCGAAAGCCCGTTTTTTGAAATGCAGCCGGAATGGGCCTTGGGGCCGTTTGTGGCACTTGCGACCATGGCGACAATCATCGCCAGCCAGGCGGTTATCTCGGGCACCTACAGCCTGGCGCAGCAGGCTATCGCGCTCAACATGCTGCCGCGCATGGTGGTGCAGCACACCTCCGCTACCCAAAGCGGTCAGATCTACATGCCTCAGATCAATACGATGCTGATGCTCGGCGTGCTGATGCTGGTGATTGCGTTCGGCAGTTCCGAGGCGTTGTCGAACGCCTATGGTATCGCGGTTTCGGGCGTGATGATCGTTACCCTGGCGCTGCTGCTGGTGGTGATGTGGCGCAATTGGAAGTGGAACCCGGCGGTCGTGGTGCTGTTCGGCGTTGTGTTCGTTGTGATCGATGGCGGGTTCTTCGCCGCCAATGTCTCCAAACTGTTCCAGGGCGGCTGGGTCCCCGCTGCGGTGGCGCTGACAGTCGCGGTCATCATGGCAAGCTGGATTGGCGGCCGACGGCGCCTGGCGGAAAAGACCCGGCGCGATGAAGTGCCGTTGCAGTTCCTCGTGGATAATCTCTCCAAGAAACGCCCGACATTGGTGCCCGGCACCGCCGTGTTCCTGACCAGCGATATCGAAGGCGCCCCAACGGCGCTGCTCCATAGCCTCAAGCACTACAAGGTGCTGCACGAGCAAAACGTGATTCTGACGGTGCGCACATCGGCGTCCCCGCGCGTGCCGGACGACGAGAAGGTGACGATCGACGCCTATAACGAGCTGTTCAGCCGCGTGGTCGTGACCTTTGGCTATATGGAAAGCCCCAATATTCCAAAGGCCTTGATCCTGGGGCGCAAGCTGGGCTGGAAGTTCGACATCATGTCGACCTCGTTCTTCCTGTCGCGCCGCTCGCTCAAGCCCGGGCCGCGCCAAGGGCTGGTGCGCTATTGGCAAGACCGGTTGTTCACGCGGTTGGCGCGCAATGCCAGCGACGCCACGGAGTATTTCCACATACCAACGGGCCGCGTCGTCGAGATCGGCACGCAGGTGGTGCTATAG
- a CDS encoding NADPH-dependent FMN reductase: protein MSKLKIGVIISSTRESRFGDKPAQWILDKANARDEIEAELVDLRDFDLPFFNEVASNMWMPSSDPRAVAWQKKVAEFDGFIFVVAEYNRSITGALKNAIDQSYVEWNRKPFGIVAYGSVGGTRAAEHLRGIGVEMQMVSTRSAVHIGGSDFFAVHPLGGQNKSFSDIEGSIGPSAKDMLDQLIWWGTATKAARAQDNARAAVAAE from the coding sequence ATGTCCAAACTCAAGATTGGCGTCATTATCTCGTCCACCCGCGAAAGCCGCTTCGGCGACAAGCCGGCGCAGTGGATTCTCGACAAGGCCAATGCCCGTGACGAGATCGAGGCTGAACTGGTCGACCTGCGCGATTTCGACCTGCCCTTCTTCAACGAAGTGGCGTCCAATATGTGGATGCCTTCAAGCGACCCCCGTGCTGTCGCCTGGCAAAAGAAGGTCGCAGAGTTTGACGGCTTCATCTTCGTCGTCGCCGAATACAACCGGTCCATCACCGGCGCGCTTAAGAACGCGATCGACCAGTCCTATGTCGAGTGGAATCGCAAGCCCTTCGGCATCGTCGCCTATGGCAGCGTTGGCGGCACCCGTGCGGCCGAACATCTGCGCGGCATCGGCGTCGAGATGCAGATGGTCTCGACCCGCTCGGCCGTCCATATCGGGGGCAGCGACTTCTTTGCCGTGCATCCGCTCGGCGGCCAGAACAAGAGCTTCAGCGATATCGAAGGCTCGATCGGCCCTAGCGCCAAGGACATGCTAGACCAGCTGATCTGGTGGGGCACTGCCACCAAGGCCGCTCGCGCCCAGGATAATGCCCGGGCTGCCGTCGCGGCCGAATAG
- a CDS encoding pyridoxine 5'-phosphate synthase encodes MTLLSVNLNAVAQLRNRRDLPWPSVTGIARVVLDAGASGITIHPRPDQRHIRRTDVFELAALLREDYPGAEFNIEGYPSDDFLALIDAVRPQQVTLVPDDPAQATSDHGWDFAASAAMLWPVIKQLKEMGSRVSLFCDPDAGLYGTEAARDLGADRIELYTGPYGACFDDPERAAVELSKLAGTTADAMALGLGVNAGHDLTLDNLPAFQDAVPGVAEVSIGHGITADALLMGFAEAVRRYRAVLGG; translated from the coding sequence ATGACCCTGCTTTCCGTCAATCTCAATGCCGTGGCGCAGCTGCGCAATCGACGCGATCTGCCCTGGCCCAGCGTAACCGGCATCGCCCGGGTGGTGCTGGATGCCGGGGCAAGCGGGATCACCATCCATCCCCGCCCGGATCAGCGCCATATTAGGCGCACGGATGTGTTCGAACTCGCGGCCTTGCTGCGGGAGGACTATCCCGGAGCCGAGTTCAACATCGAAGGCTATCCGAGCGACGATTTCCTGGCGCTGATCGATGCGGTGCGGCCCCAGCAGGTGACGCTGGTGCCCGACGATCCGGCACAGGCGACCTCCGATCATGGCTGGGATTTTGCTGCTTCGGCGGCGATGCTGTGGCCGGTGATCAAGCAGCTCAAGGAGATGGGCAGCCGCGTGTCGCTGTTTTGCGATCCCGATGCGGGGCTTTATGGCACGGAAGCGGCGCGCGATTTGGGCGCGGACCGGATCGAGCTTTATACCGGCCCCTATGGCGCCTGCTTTGATGATCCCGAGCGGGCGGCGGTTGAGTTGTCCAAGCTTGCTGGCACCACGGCCGACGCCATGGCGCTTGGCCTTGGGGTCAATGCCGGGCACGATTTGACCCTGGACAATTTGCCCGCGTTTCAGGATGCGGTGCCTGGCGTAGCCGAAGTCTCCATCGGCCATGGTATCACGGCCGATGCGCTGCTGATGGGGTTTGCCGAAGCAGTACGCCGCTATCGTGCCGTGCTGGGCGGTTGA
- the ilvN gene encoding acetolactate synthase small subunit, which yields MNAHLQPTGSAYFMTKENQEIERHTLSVLVDNEPGILARVVGLFSARGYNIESLTVSETEHDKRLSRITVVVVATPKVLVQIKLQLERLVPVHKVHDLTSEGGSVERELALIKVAGSGDHRAETLRLADAFRAQIVDATVESFVFEVTGKSSKIDSFIALMAPLGLVEVVRTGLAAISRGPEGM from the coding sequence ATGAACGCACATCTGCAGCCGACCGGTTCGGCTTATTTCATGACCAAGGAAAACCAGGAGATCGAGCGGCATACGCTGTCGGTGCTGGTGGACAATGAGCCGGGTATTCTTGCACGCGTGGTGGGGCTGTTTTCGGCCCGGGGCTATAATATCGAGAGCCTGACCGTCAGCGAGACCGAACACGACAAGCGACTTAGCCGCATCACTGTGGTGGTGGTGGCGACGCCCAAGGTGCTGGTGCAAATCAAGCTGCAGCTTGAGCGCCTGGTGCCGGTGCACAAGGTGCATGACCTGACCAGCGAAGGGGGCTCGGTGGAGCGCGAGCTGGCGCTGATCAAGGTGGCGGGTTCGGGCGACCACCGCGCCGAGACCTTGCGGTTGGCCGATGCGTTTCGGGCGCAAATCGTTGACGCAACCGTCGAAAGCTTCGTGTTCGAAGTGACGGGCAAGTCGAGCAAGATAGACAGCTTCATCGCCTTGATGGCGCCGCTCGGCCTGGTGGAAGTGGTGCGCACTGGGTTGGCGGCGATCTCCCGGGGTCCCGAGGGGATGTGA